One window from the genome of Musa acuminata AAA Group cultivar baxijiao chromosome BXJ1-4, Cavendish_Baxijiao_AAA, whole genome shotgun sequence encodes:
- the LOC135672049 gene encoding E3 ubiquitin-protein ligase AIP2-like, giving the protein MYSTICRVATVLQSRYTAPGFWIIGLRLFEEVENLVTESSEMERMRNFIAGARHHLNETCCYYFYFKEHLLSAYKYVSSRYLFEGHLNVDPEPAPPAWLVAQNLLTRLAVAQVLASASGSSRGQEEHSNAGGVEIDESVRESIDNMQEIGGSMDLDSAIDASLQVIGGGPQRPPPASKEIVANLPAVTVTEEIIARLGSETECAVCWENLAVDDKMQELPCKHLFHPPCLKPWLDEHNSCPICRHELRTDVLRRCMLLLKVNEALLLHIL; this is encoded by the exons ATGTATTCCACAATTTGCCGAGTTGCTACTGTTCTTCAGAGTAGATATACAGCACCTGGATTCTGGATCATTGGCCTAAGGCTCTTCGAAGAAGTGGAGAATTTAGTAACCGAGTCTTCTGAAATGGAGCGTATGAGAAACTTCATTGCCGGAGCACGGCACCATCTGAATGAGACCTGCTGCTACTATTTCTACTTCAAAGAACATTTACTTTCTGCTTA TAAGTATGTGTCTTCGAGGTATCTTTTTGAGGGGCATCTGAATGTGGACCCTGAACCAGCACCTCCTGCATGGCTTGTAGCACAGAACTTACTCACCAGGCTTGCTGTTGCCCAAGTTTTGGCTTCTGCGTCTGGATCTTCCAGAGGTCAGGAGGAACACAGTAATGCTGGAGGGGTGGAAATTGATGAATCTGTCAGAGAGTCGATCGATAATATGCAAGAAATAGGTGGTTCTATGGACCTTGATAGTGCCATCGATGCTTCTTTGCAG GTAATCGGTGGCGGACCGCAGAGACCACCACCTGCCTCAAAAGAGATCGTCGCCAACTTGCCTGCTGTTACTGTGACCGAGGAAATCATTGCCAGGTTAGGCAGTGAGACAGAGTGTGCTGTTTGCTGGGAGAACTTGGCTGTAGATGACAAGATGCAGGAGTTGCCTTGCAAGCATCTGTTCCATCCACCTTGTCTGAAGCCATGGCTG GATGAGCACAACTCTTGTCCCATATGCAGACATGAGCTACGTACGGATGTACTAAGGCGATGCATGTTATTGTTAAAGGTCAACGAAGCTC TGTTGCTACACATCTTGTAA
- the LOC135644963 gene encoding glucan endo-1,3-beta-glucosidase 6-like has product MGNMGWFSVGFRMICGLCFVVCVGGIGANWGTQTSHPIPPNTVVQMLKNNGFQKVKLFDADEGLLNALKKSGLEVMVGIPNDMLAVLAANTKAAQNWVSKNVSEYINDGVNIRYVAVGNEPFLQTYNGSFLQTTFPALRNVQGALTRAGLSSQVKVTIPLNADVYESSSGRPSDGDFRSDIRDLMLAIVKFLSDNAAPFTVNIYPFISLYSDPNFPVDYAFFEGNSSPVIDGTTSYTNMFDANHDTLIWALKKNGYGNLPVIVGEIGWPTDGDMNANPQYAQRFNQGFMNHILMGQGTPVRPGPIDAYLFSLIDEDEKSIQPGNFERHWGIFTYDGLPKYQLNLGTTKAGGLVRALNVQYLDKKWCVLKPSVNLDDSRIAPSVSYACANADCTSLGYNTSCGNLDAQGNISYALNSFYQKNDQDAVACDFSNLATITEKDPTTGTCRFEIMIVADSGMSWNLPRSPICSHTPCFMEINEYLLRCKRLNKMVTMRISFKIE; this is encoded by the exons ATGGGGAATATGGGGTGGTTTTCAGTGGGTTTTAGGATGATTTGTGGGCTTTGTTTTGTGGTTTGTGTGGGTGGGATTGGAGCTAACTGGGGGACACAGACAAGCCACCCTATTCCACCAAACACAGTGGTTCAGATGCTCAAGAACAATGGCTTTCAGAAGGTGAAGTTGTTTGATGCTGATGAGGGGCTTTTGAATGCACTGAAAAAGAGTGGTTTGGAGGTGATGGTTGGCATCCCTAATGACATGCTTGCGGTGCTGGCCGCCAATACGAAGGCAGCACAGAACTGGGTATCTAAGAATGTCTCGGAATACATCAATGATGGTGTGAACATCAG GTATGTTGCAGTTGGAAATGAACCTTTCTTGCAAACATACAACGGGAGCTTTCTGCAGACCACCTTTCCAGCCCTCCGAAATGTTCAAGGAGCTCTAACCAGAGCTGGTCTGAGCAGCCAGGTCAAAGTTACTATCCCTCTTAATGCCGATGTTTACGAGTCATCAAGTGGCCGACCATCTGATGGGGACTTCCGTTCTGACATCCGTGATCTCATGCTTGCTATTGTTAAGTTCCTCAGCGACAATGCTGCCCCCTTCACCGTCAACATTTACCCTTTCATCAGCCTCTACAGCGATCCAAACTTCCCAGTGGATTATGCTTTCTTCGAGGGAAATTCTTCCCCTGTCATTGATGGTACAACTAGTTACACCAATATGTTTGATGCAAACCATGATACTCTCATCTGGGCCCTGAAGAAAAATGGATACGGAAATCTCCCTGTCATTGTTGGAGAGATCGGCTGGCCAACAGATGGAGATATGAATGCAAACCCTCAGTATGCTCAACGATTCAATCAGGGATTCATGAACCACATCCTGATGGGGCAGGGCACGCCAGTGAGACCAGGACCAATAGATGCATACCTTTTCAGTTTGATCGACGAAGATGAAAAGAGCATCCAGCCAGGAAATTTTGAACGGCACTGGGGAATTTTCACTTATGATGGTTTACCAAAGTATCAACTGAATCTTGGGACGACGAAGGCTGGAGGATTGGTTCGAGCTCTGAATGTTCAATATCTTGACAAGAAATGGTGTGTCCTCAAGCCTTCAGTCAACCTTGATGATTCCAGGATCGCTCCAAGTGTAAGCTATGCCTGTGCCAATGCCGACTGCACCAGCCTGGGCTACAACACTTCATGTGGTAACTTGGATGCACAAGGCAACATTTCGTATGCATTGAATAGTTTCTACCAGAAGAACGATCAGGACGCTGTAGCTTGTGATTTTTCGAACTTGGCAACGATCACGGAGAAAGATCCAACTACAGGAACTTGCAGGTTTGAGATCATGATTGTTGCAGATTCTGGGATGTCATGGAATCTTCCGCGA TCTCCAATTTGCAGCCACACTCCCTGCTTCATGGAGATCAATGAGTACCTCTTGAGATGCAAAAGACTAAACAAGATGGTGACCATGAGAATAAGTTTCAAGATAGAATGA
- the LOC103981032 gene encoding protein TIFY 3, whose product MHARMDILKAQSQPASGDRSEVDSEKKEAKEEESAVHLSLSGSAAATEVGIRNLPTPKPSPPATSQLIMFYGGAVNVYDAVPPEKAQAIMLIAAATAVVARAAANNTAAVAAVAKPPVVVGPAAATTAAAVPAAPVLTRTLSFLSSSAASNGAPTQPQLAPNPSSPLCKLQAELPIARRHSLQRFLEKRHDRVASKAPYASVKPSDNVGVASEGQPQLI is encoded by the exons ATGCATGCGCGTATGGATATCCTCAAGGCGCAGAGCCAGCCGGCCTCCGGTGATCGATCCGAGGTCGATTCCGAGAAGAAGGaggcgaaggaggaggagagcGCAGTCCATCTCTCCCTCAGTggctccgccgccgccaccgagGTCGGCATCAG GAACTTGCCGACACCGAAGCCGAGCCCTCCGGCGACCTCGCAGCTCATTATGTTTTATGGCGGAGCTGTCAACGTCTACGATGCCGTCCCTCCGGAAAAG GCACAGGCCATCATGCTCATCGCTGCAGCCACGGCGGTGGTGGCGAGGGCTGCCGCCAATAACACTGCTGCTGTGGCTGCTGTCGCCAAGCCCCCCGTGGTAGTTGGTCCAGCtgctgccacaactgcagctgcgGTGCCAGCTGCACCAGTGCTCACGAGGACTCTGTCATTTCTCAGCTCTTCAGCTGCGTCGAATGGTGCACCGACGCAGCCCCAACTTGCTCCCAACCCTAGCAGTCCTCTCTGCAAGCTGCAAGCTG AGCTCCCAATTGCAAGGAGGCACTCACTTCAGCGCTTCTTGGAGAAACGTCATGACAG GGTGGCGAGCAAAGCACCCTATGCATCCGTCAAGCCCTCGGACAATGTGGGTGTGGCTTCTGAGGGACAGCCCCAACTCATTTGA
- the LOC135644917 gene encoding uncharacterized protein LOC135644917 isoform X2, whose protein sequence is MAERNPRDTPAGTAAATARAEANVFSSEPRSFKMDRRSPEASALRDAVSGKLLEFLGSYSDDVLTEYIIVLVCNGKHQNQARDDLEAFLGNESEKFVAWLWDYLSDQINVSKLQLDSLDIKTKSMGSICDPSSYNRNFSSTNEIEDSERCKDWCPSYSPSVDVHTDVPQEQACAAYDKIAESNSSALPCQPLHVPETEQVAKNSQPIIREDIKPKYLSIRSDVQRRFSANNVVVEEAQIARPRGNVWDRLGKPCKDDESILGVEKHHIVKREKINNNVEELQDPRPMLVKPYARLISDETEKVAVLDKGHGKIISNNHPGGYDIKEHATLGSLDQLVRSKRKRHYNGTTCGNTSASLSGSEENFLQDKDTFHRTKGSLPVKHQCLPRSNELATNAKRTTGMFPEPELSSLRSLSEHKAPADKVVQSLLKENTSSTTAMQNAVPSGSSALYKSKSIKYASENSGTRPVQNEMLDLKLKLHQVEKDMHMLRSKQANLNNSKPVPPSGLQNSLKEDAESRTVFVTNVHFAASREALLSHFMKCGSIAKVTMLTDTTTGQPKGEAYIVFANKWSVDKAISLSGTSFFSRTLTVMPKADMSPGSLTQTPPSMKLPQPRYPELFKKVPVQRHYTKSHLQWRRDESATNTSVPVPTNKMESSSAAK, encoded by the exons ATGGCGGAGCGAAACCCTCGCGATACCCCGGCCGGGACTGCGGCCGCGACCGCGAGGGCGGAGGCGAACGTATTCTCGTCCGAACCGAGATCGTTCAAGATGGATCGTAGGTCTCCGGAGGCGTCCGCGCTCCGGGACGCCGTGTCCGGGAAGCTCCTTGAGTTCCTCGGTAGCTACTCCGATGATGTCCTCACG GAGTACATCATAGTTCTTGTTTGCAATGGGAAACATCAGAATCAAGCACGAGATGACCTGGAGGCATTTCTTGGCAATGAGAGTGAAAAGTTTGTAGCATG GCTTTGGGATTATCTATCTGATCAAATAAATGTTTCAAAGCTTCAACTcgactctttggacataaaaaccAAG TCTATGGGCAGTATTTGTGATCCATCAAGCTACAACAGAAACTTCAGTTCCACAAACGAAATTGAAGATTCAGAGAGGTGTAAAGATTGGTGTCCCAGTTATAGCCCTTCTGTTGATGTGCATACAGATGTACCGCAGGAACAAGCATGTGCAGCTTATGACAAG ATAGCTGAAAGCAATTCAAGTGCATTGCCTTGTCAACCTTTGCATGTGCCAGAGACAGAACAAGTTGCGAAGAATTCACAACCAATTATTAGGG AGGATATTAAACCTAAATATCTATCCATTAGAAGTGATGTTCAAAGGAGGTTTTCTGCAAATAATGTGGTCGTTGAAGAGGCTCAAATTGCTCGGCCTCGTGGTAACGTTTGGGATAGGCTAGGCAAACCATGCAAAGACGATGAGTCTATATTGGGAGTGGAAAAACATCATATcgtcaaaagagaaaaaataaacaATAATGTAGAAGAACTTCAAGATCCAAGGCCAATGTTGGTTAAGCCATATGCAAGACTAATCAGTGACGAGACTGAAAAGGTTGCTGTACTTGATAAAGGTCATGGAAAAATAATATCCAACAATCATCCAGGGGGATATGATATAAAGGAGCATGCTACCCTGGGCTCACTTGATCAATTGGTTAGATCAAAAAGGAAGAGACATTATAATGGTACTACTTGTGGCAACACTTCAGCATCTCTTTCTGGCAGCGAGGAAAATTTTCTGCAAGATAAAGACACATTTCACAGGACAAAAGGGTCCTTGCCTGTTAAACATCAATGTTTGCCTAGGTCAAATGAGTTAGCAACTAATGCAAAAAGGACTACCGGAATGTTTCCAGAACCGGAACTCTCTTCATTGAGATCTTTGAGTGAGCATAAAGCACCTGCTGATAAAGTAGTTCAATCTCTGTTGAAGGAGAACACTTCATCAACAACTGCAATGCAGAATGCAGTTCCAAGTGGTAGTTCAGCATTATATAAATCCAAGTCCATTAAATATGCAAGTGAAAACAGTGGAACTAGGCCCGTGCAAAAT GAAATGCTTGATTTAAAATTAAAACTACATCAAGTAGAGAAGGATATGCATATGCTCCGTTCAAAGCAGGCAAATTTGAATAACTCAAAACCTGTTCCGCCATCAG GTCTGCAGAACAGCTTGAAGGAAGATGCTGAATCAAGGACCGTTTTTGTCACAAAT GTACATTTTGCGGCATCAAGAGAAGcattattatcacattttatgaagtGTGGATCAATTGCTAAAGTGACTATGCTAACTGACACGACAACTGGTCAACCAAAAGG GGAAGCATATATCGTCTTTGCCAACAAATGGTCAGTTGATAAGGCAATATCATTGAGTGGGACCTCATTCTTTTCTCGGACACTGACG GTAATGCCAAAGGCAGATATGTCTCCAGGATCCTTGACACAGACTCCGCCCTCTATGAAGCTTCCACAGCCACGGTATCCTGAATTGTTCAAGAAGGTTCCTGTCCAACGACATTACACGAAATCTCACCTCCAATGGCGACGGGATGAGTCAGCAACCAACACCTCTGTTCCCGTCCCTACAAACAAGATGGAATCCTCTAGTGCTGCAAAGTAG
- the LOC135644917 gene encoding uncharacterized protein LOC135644917 isoform X1, with amino-acid sequence MAERNPRDTPAGTAAATARAEANVFSSEPRSFKMDRRSPEASALRDAVSGKLLEFLGSYSDDVLTEYIIVLVCNGKHQNQARDDLEAFLGNESEKFVAWLWDYLSDQINVSKLQLDSLDIKTKSMGSICDPSSYNRNFSSTNEIEDSERCKDWCPSYSPSVDVHTDVPQEQACAAYDKVGLTNKNQSGLKLYMKASLMFSPKTFSGGEQRIQGESQQQKIAESNSSALPCQPLHVPETEQVAKNSQPIIREDIKPKYLSIRSDVQRRFSANNVVVEEAQIARPRGNVWDRLGKPCKDDESILGVEKHHIVKREKINNNVEELQDPRPMLVKPYARLISDETEKVAVLDKGHGKIISNNHPGGYDIKEHATLGSLDQLVRSKRKRHYNGTTCGNTSASLSGSEENFLQDKDTFHRTKGSLPVKHQCLPRSNELATNAKRTTGMFPEPELSSLRSLSEHKAPADKVVQSLLKENTSSTTAMQNAVPSGSSALYKSKSIKYASENSGTRPVQNEMLDLKLKLHQVEKDMHMLRSKQANLNNSKPVPPSGLQNSLKEDAESRTVFVTNVHFAASREALLSHFMKCGSIAKVTMLTDTTTGQPKGEAYIVFANKWSVDKAISLSGTSFFSRTLTVMPKADMSPGSLTQTPPSMKLPQPRYPELFKKVPVQRHYTKSHLQWRRDESATNTSVPVPTNKMESSSAAK; translated from the exons ATGGCGGAGCGAAACCCTCGCGATACCCCGGCCGGGACTGCGGCCGCGACCGCGAGGGCGGAGGCGAACGTATTCTCGTCCGAACCGAGATCGTTCAAGATGGATCGTAGGTCTCCGGAGGCGTCCGCGCTCCGGGACGCCGTGTCCGGGAAGCTCCTTGAGTTCCTCGGTAGCTACTCCGATGATGTCCTCACG GAGTACATCATAGTTCTTGTTTGCAATGGGAAACATCAGAATCAAGCACGAGATGACCTGGAGGCATTTCTTGGCAATGAGAGTGAAAAGTTTGTAGCATG GCTTTGGGATTATCTATCTGATCAAATAAATGTTTCAAAGCTTCAACTcgactctttggacataaaaaccAAG TCTATGGGCAGTATTTGTGATCCATCAAGCTACAACAGAAACTTCAGTTCCACAAACGAAATTGAAGATTCAGAGAGGTGTAAAGATTGGTGTCCCAGTTATAGCCCTTCTGTTGATGTGCATACAGATGTACCGCAGGAACAAGCATGTGCAGCTTATGACAAGGTGGGTTTAACCAACAAAAATCAAAGTGGattgaaattatatatgaaaGCTAGCTTGATGTTCTCTCCTAAAACTTTTTCTGGTGGTGAGCAACGCATACAAGGTGAAAGTCAGCAGCAGAAG ATAGCTGAAAGCAATTCAAGTGCATTGCCTTGTCAACCTTTGCATGTGCCAGAGACAGAACAAGTTGCGAAGAATTCACAACCAATTATTAGGG AGGATATTAAACCTAAATATCTATCCATTAGAAGTGATGTTCAAAGGAGGTTTTCTGCAAATAATGTGGTCGTTGAAGAGGCTCAAATTGCTCGGCCTCGTGGTAACGTTTGGGATAGGCTAGGCAAACCATGCAAAGACGATGAGTCTATATTGGGAGTGGAAAAACATCATATcgtcaaaagagaaaaaataaacaATAATGTAGAAGAACTTCAAGATCCAAGGCCAATGTTGGTTAAGCCATATGCAAGACTAATCAGTGACGAGACTGAAAAGGTTGCTGTACTTGATAAAGGTCATGGAAAAATAATATCCAACAATCATCCAGGGGGATATGATATAAAGGAGCATGCTACCCTGGGCTCACTTGATCAATTGGTTAGATCAAAAAGGAAGAGACATTATAATGGTACTACTTGTGGCAACACTTCAGCATCTCTTTCTGGCAGCGAGGAAAATTTTCTGCAAGATAAAGACACATTTCACAGGACAAAAGGGTCCTTGCCTGTTAAACATCAATGTTTGCCTAGGTCAAATGAGTTAGCAACTAATGCAAAAAGGACTACCGGAATGTTTCCAGAACCGGAACTCTCTTCATTGAGATCTTTGAGTGAGCATAAAGCACCTGCTGATAAAGTAGTTCAATCTCTGTTGAAGGAGAACACTTCATCAACAACTGCAATGCAGAATGCAGTTCCAAGTGGTAGTTCAGCATTATATAAATCCAAGTCCATTAAATATGCAAGTGAAAACAGTGGAACTAGGCCCGTGCAAAAT GAAATGCTTGATTTAAAATTAAAACTACATCAAGTAGAGAAGGATATGCATATGCTCCGTTCAAAGCAGGCAAATTTGAATAACTCAAAACCTGTTCCGCCATCAG GTCTGCAGAACAGCTTGAAGGAAGATGCTGAATCAAGGACCGTTTTTGTCACAAAT GTACATTTTGCGGCATCAAGAGAAGcattattatcacattttatgaagtGTGGATCAATTGCTAAAGTGACTATGCTAACTGACACGACAACTGGTCAACCAAAAGG GGAAGCATATATCGTCTTTGCCAACAAATGGTCAGTTGATAAGGCAATATCATTGAGTGGGACCTCATTCTTTTCTCGGACACTGACG GTAATGCCAAAGGCAGATATGTCTCCAGGATCCTTGACACAGACTCCGCCCTCTATGAAGCTTCCACAGCCACGGTATCCTGAATTGTTCAAGAAGGTTCCTGTCCAACGACATTACACGAAATCTCACCTCCAATGGCGACGGGATGAGTCAGCAACCAACACCTCTGTTCCCGTCCCTACAAACAAGATGGAATCCTCTAGTGCTGCAAAGTAG